One Paraburkholderia phymatum STM815 genomic window, TGATTGACGACGCTCATAACGCCCTGCCGCAGTACGTCATCGACCTGCGCGCATGGATCAGCGACTGGTACGACCATGCGTTCAAGGTGGGCTTTGTGCGTCCACCCTTCATGCTGGACGAAGCGATCGCCGACCGCCTCGAAGGCTACTTCAAGGCCGGACTGACACCCGTCGAAGGCGCGATCGCGTTCTTCGGCACCGTGCATTGAGGGGCTGCACATGAAGTTCGAAGCATTCGATTCGCGTTTGTCGCAGATGCTGCGCGCGATGCCGGCCGCCACGTTCGCCGAACTGACGGACGGTATGATCGCGTGGTGGAACGGCTCGCGCATCGTCTATGCGTGGATCGGCGACGAGGCGGACCACGATTGTTGCGATAAGCCGCGCGCACACGAACTCGATCTTGCCGACGACTGGGGCCAGTTTCACGACTGGCTCGCGGCATGGATCGACGAGCCGCGGTTCAGCACGCGGCCGGAGCCGGCCGGCGATGCACGCGACAACGCACGTAACGTCACAGACGCTTGACGTCGGTTCGCCGCGCAGGCGCCCGTCAAAGCGCGCTTCAGACTAGCGGCCTTTCGTCGGCGGCGTGCTGCCCCGATTTCGCCTGACGCTTTTTCATCGTCGACGGGTCGCGCACGATCGTCACGGCGCACGGCGCATAGGCGAGCACCTGGCGCGCCACCGAGCCGATCAGCCAGCGGTCGAACGGCGTGTGGCCGCGATGGCCCACGACGAGATGATCGATATCGTGCTGCTCTGCGTAGAGCACAATCTCTTTCGCCGGCTGCCCGATCACGAGATCGAAGGCGGGATATTCATTCGACGACGCGAGTCTGGCCTTCACTTCGTCGAGCACTTCGTTCGCGTGACGCAGCTCATAGTCGACCATTTCCCTTCTTTCCAGCTCGATCGCGCCCCAGTCCGGCGCGCGCGCGACGACGAGCACATGCAGACGTGCATCGAAGCGCCTGGCGAGATCGACGGCGAACGTCACCGCATGACGCGCGGACGGCGACCCGTCATAACCTACGAGTATGTTTTGCATGATTCGCTCCCTTCCGGTCGAACCGGAGCGAGCTGCGAAGGAACGGCGCACGGATCAGTTGTCGTCGCTTCGGCTCGGAAGATGCTCGTGCGGGACGGGCTCGGCCGCGGCGGCGTCGGGAAGGTCGTCTTTCGCGGAGTGGGCCGGCGGCTTGCCGGATGAGGTGCATGCGGGGTCGAGAGGTTTCCCCGTCGGCTC contains:
- a CDS encoding universal stress protein yields the protein MQNILVGYDGSPSARHAVTFAVDLARRFDARLHVLVVARAPDWGAIELERREMVDYELRHANEVLDEVKARLASSNEYPAFDLVIGQPAKEIVLYAEQHDIDHLVVGHRGHTPFDRWLIGSVARQVLAYAPCAVTIVRDPSTMKKRQAKSGQHAADERPLV